The Dreissena polymorpha isolate Duluth1 chromosome 4, UMN_Dpol_1.0, whole genome shotgun sequence region TTTGAACGATGTTTTCATCTACTTCGTAATTCAATAGATCCATTTTAATgaattgtttacataaaaaaaaattaaatcaccCAAACATATTCAAAAAAGCAGTCACGCCTAGACCATCCTTTCATTGCCTCGGGTATAACACGTCAAACATCGGTCGATTCcatatgtattcgttatgtgtccgttgcataaGTCACATTTACGTTGCAATTATTAGACAGGTGACTTCACACGGCACGTCAGAATTTGCACATGTTACAACCAACTGTTCCATGATTTATATCTGCATTTTGACTTAAGTAACTATATAGACAGTATTACGCATACAGCCGGACATCGCAGATTCACAACTTGTTGTGTCGCGAGCGCGGAATGGCTCgcttttatgttatattttattatatttcacaaACATTTGATCGTTGTGGTGAGTTAAATAAGAAAAATTAAAACGGAAGAAATCTGAAATTGACGTTTATGCTATTGTGTTCTAAACGAACTACGTGACAATATCATTGAACCAAATTTCACCCGCGCATGTGCATACAATTGTCGTATGATCTGGATGTGGTATAACACAAAAAAACTTCGGAAGCAGCGTATGATTGCTGCATTTGATAATGAAAAGAAAAGGTTAACACCAGATCGGTATTCATCGCGAACCTTTGTTTTACATCGACACTAATTGTCATGTGTGCTTCTTGACTCTCCAGCAGAAAATGCTCTCATTTTTGTTTGGTCTTTACATCATAAAAACATAACTAGGTATAGGTTCTTGCACAAGCATTAATCAATCAAGCtcttttttcaaccaaccgaattTCAACTTATTGTTGTTGAAAGATACAgagtttatttttaaaagaaaatgaagtTTGGAATGGTATTCATGGATTTAAAGCTTAAATTAAtactaaaaatatttaattgcttGAGATAATGTTGGGCTGGCATTAGTATATAGCGTTATTGAATGAACTtcatgtttgatgatgttttggGAAAACAATTAACTAAAAATGAGTTTCTTGATGATGGTTTCTTATCAAATGCCATTATTATGCACTTTTGTTTACAGGTTAGTAAAATATTTTAAGGACTCAACGATAAACGGTTGATTGtctgatttgtttttaaattgttggaCCGTTTTACACATTCGCGACTTGGAAACGTTATCTAAACTTCAATAAATGCGTAATACGACCGCAATGCTCTTTGTTATTCGCGATACTCTTTGCAGAAAAAAGAAATTGTCCTTGTAAATCCTAAACTATGTTCACCTGTATCTCAAGATAACTCAATAACCTTTATAAGTGCTCGTTTGTTTTGAATAAGTGGTTATCAAATAACTCTAGCTAAAGCCCACATGGTTTCCTTACTACATATCAAATAACCAAGTCGTCATTCGCCAATCAATACTTATGAACACAGAAGATAAATTATTTACTGGCAATAAATGCAACTTGACCTCCATTCGATACACGACGTGAATGAAACACTATTCCTTATATAATCCCATAGTTGAAATTATTCTGACGTAGCCCGTTGCTTGCGTGTAATTTGTGACAAATAATAATCAGAGATGAATACATTCGAACAAACTTTGGATAAACATGTTGCACaggtaataataaaatatgttcataaatGGTATGCCAGCGTGTTATGACCCCATCCCTTTGCAAAAGGCAGCATATAGCAATCGAACCGTACGTCTGTTCGCCCGGTCTCCGTCCGGATATCCGACCAACATTTTCAATAAGGTCAATAGCACAAGTAGAATTTTAGGCAAACAGTCGAATTCGGCCTTAACATAGCGTGACATTTCTTTTCTAAGCGATAACTTTGCAATATATTGATAgatatttaccaacataagacgaCTCGACCGAGCTAAAACTGTGACATTCATCATGAAGTTTTATCTAATTAACTAACCAGAAATTACATCATGTTGAGATGGCTTGTCGCGCGTAAAACTAGTCTCCGTACAGCAAAGACCAGGTCATACGGAGTGATCAAATGTACAAAAATGAGCAAACAGCAGCTTCTCCGGATTGAAACTATCGATTATGAAATTTATAGAACAAAACTATACTTTTCACTATTGTTGCTTACAATAGACTTTCtataaacgaaacatatcatcaagcggaaagtgtcgtccctgattagcttgtgcggactgcacaggttcatATGAGATgaaacttttcgcacatgcattaaacgcccttttcacagagcgaggctcatttgtatCATAGTTTTATGCCGTGAGCATCTACAGACGCCGAGATACATATACCGATTGGCTAGATCATTCGTTTGTTCGTGAGTTCGTTTGTTCTTCCATCCAAACGAGGGTTACCCAAAATGACACGTTTAACCAAACATCAATGACGCATCCTACACAACCTTGAAACTCGCCATGATTAGCTTTTCTTGCACTATGTACACATACAATTTGCATCATTTTGAGCTTGACGTTGACCTTCTTTTCAGAGTACAATAATTCATGCTGTCCAAAtaacattttaaaccaaaattacGCGTTTCGTTAAACATTTATCATGCAAAACGTAGGTACTAACAGACTGCTTTAACAACATGACGAGCGCAGCTTACATCAGCATCGCTTCtacaaatatttgataattgcATGGATAGTATCTTTGACTTTTAACAAGCCAATATATAAATTCTTACGAGGTTTCCGATGGGACATATGCGTTTGTAAAAGCGGAATCTCGATGAAGGAGTACAAACTTATAATAAACAGCATAACCATATCTTTATACCAAtaaccatttaaaataaacatataccaTTTGCAAATTTCAGCTTTGAATAAGAATTTATTATATTCACGTCTATATAGTggtacatttaatcaatttggCCATTAAACATGAACTTTTGTTCATATCGTTTcaatagaacataaacataaatatgccATAATTGTAGCAGTAAGGCATTCCAAATTTTGGTTCCCGAGTTAGCAATAATGCAAATTATACATGGCGGCTGGTCGGGACGGTTTGTTGAAGAGACTTTGTATAACAATATAATTGTTAGAATCGATACCAGATGTATTTCGTAAATCGACCAAACTCGAAAGTTACTAAGGGTTCATAGCATTACTTGCGGCCTACGTCCGTATTTTATTGTCTTCATACTAATTGGACAAAAGCGGCCGAAGCGCAATCAAGTTCTCGTTCTCAAACAAgctgtattttattaaataaaaaaacacataaagagAAATTAAGCATTTCCAGTCAGGTGCCCGAATTTACCGTCTCATTCTTAGACTAAAACGCTTCGATTCCCGCTGGTTTGTACATGGATTTCCTTTTCATGGTgtgttatctttttctaaacagAAACCTGTATTTACATGAAAGAAACCCGCCGGAAGTGCAGCTGGTATTTGGGACTATTGTACGCATGCAGGAACGGATTGACACCGGTGTTCATTTTAAGGAAACCGGTTTAAAACCGCTTACAATTAACGCATAGTCACAGAACGGTATGAGCACCGTATTATGGAATAGCGCGACAAGAAGAGCAAGAAGGTCTCCTCAAGCAATACTATGCAATGCAAGTCTGTATCATTGTATGATGATCAAACAACGATTCTTACcctattttaataattattgcaaATGACAAATGATTTATATGCTAAGTCTACTAAAAAAACGCgtaaacacaaaaataatattgttattatagcGTTAGCAGATTGATTCTGCCCCAAGCTATTTCGGCTTTGGGATATAACATGGGTCGTTTATTATTGAAGCTTTTTATAACAACCATGTTTTAGTCTAAAATAGTCGTTGTGATGCGTCGTTTTACTTGGTGTTCGAAGATGTTCACAGGCGTTTTGTTCATTTTGCAAATGTTCAGAAAAAAACTGTCCAAAGAATATCAACATTTACTACGGTGACTATCGCGGTTGTTTAAAAACCATTTACAAACCTACAGAGCAAATATATTAGAAAGTATATGTAATTCAGACACACTACTTGTATAGTCACAGTGCGTCAATGCTCCAGAGAAGCCTTGCACTTAATGGGAAGAAGAATAAGGTTTGCACTTCTTGAAGTATAGgctgacatcatcatcatcatcaccaccaccgccactatcatcatcaccgtcagcatcatcaccatcatcgacaccatcatcatcaccaataccaccaccattatcaccatcatcacaatcaccgtcatcatcatcatcatcatcatcatcatcatcatcatcatcatcatcatcatcatcatcatcatcatcatcatcatcatcatcatcatcatcatcatcatcatcatcatcatcatcttaatcatcatcatcatcatcatcatcatcatctatcatcatcatcaatcatcatcaatcatcacatcatcatcatcatcatcatcatcatcatcatcatcatcatcatcatcatcatcatcatcatcatcatcatcatcaccaccactaccaccaccaccactatagtTATCACCGTCagcaccatcaccatcatcaccaccgccatcatcaccaccatcatcatcacaactaccaccaccattatcacaaccaccatcatcaccaccatcaccaccaacatcatcaccaccatcataaccaccatcatcaccaccagcatcaccaccaccatcatcaccaccatcaccaccatcatcaccaccatcgtcaccaccatcatcaccaccatcatcaccaccatcatcaccatcatcaccatcacaatcatcatcaccatcatcaccatcatcaccatcatcatcatcatcatcatcatcatcatcatcatcatcatcatcatcatcatcatcatcatcatcatcatcatcatcatcatcatcatcatcatcatcatcatcatcgtcgtcgtcgtcgtcgtcgtcatcatcctcctcatcatcatcatcatcatcatcgtcctcgtcgtcgtcgtcttcgtcctcgtcgtcgtcgtagtcgtcgtcatcaatcatcatcatcatcatcataatcatcatcatcatcatcatcataatcatcgtcatcgtcatcgtcgtctttatcgtcttcgtcgtcgtcgtcgtcattatcatcatcatcatcaccatcatcatcatcgtcatcgtcatcgtcgtcgtcgtcgtcatcgtcatcgtcgtcgtcgtctttgtagtcgtcgtcgtcgtcgtcatcatcatcatcatcatcatcatcatcatcatcatcatcatcatcatcatcatcatcatcatcatcatcatcgtcgtcgtcgtcgtcgtcgtcgtcgtcgtcgtcgtcgtcgtcatcatcatcatcatcatcatcatcatcatcatcatcatcatcatcatcatcatcatcatcatcatcatcatcatcaatcatcatcatcatcatcatcatcatcatcattattatcatcatcatcatcatcatcataaacctCAACATCCTCATAATcatcctactcctcctcctcctcctcctcctccttctcatcatcatcatcatcatcatcataatcagcatcatcattatcatcatcaccaccatcatcatcatcatcatcatcagcagcagcagcagcatcaccaccatcattatcatcattatcatcattctcatcatcatcttcaacatcatcatcatcatcatcatcatcatcatcatcatcattatcatcctcatcaccatcatcgccatcatcaccACAAACACCACAATCACcagcatcaccaccatcaccattatgaacaccaacaccaccatcatcaccacaatcatcccCACCATCACtacaatcatcatcaccacaatcaccaccatcacaaccatcaccacattcatcatcatcatcatcatcctaatcatcctcctcctccttatcatcatcatcatcatcatcatcatcatcatcatcatcatcatcatcatcatcatcatcatcatcatcatcatcatcatcatcatcatcatcatcaacatcatcatcatcatcatcatcatcatcctagcCACCATGCACTTCTTGGTAttgactcatgtactacttgatAGGGACTCATGTTCTACTTGGTagggactcatgtactacttggtagagactcatgtattacttggtagagactcatgaaCTAAATGGTAGAGACTCATGAACTACTTGGTAGGGACTCATTTATTACTTGGTAGAGACACATGTACTACTTGATagggactcatgtactacttggtagagactcatgtactacttgatAGGGACTCATGCACTACTTGATAGGGACTCATGTTCTACTTGGTAGAGAcacatgtactacttggtagagacacatgtactacttggtagagactcctgtactacttggtagagactcatgtactacttggtataGACTTATGTACTACTTGATAGGGattcatgtactacttggtagatactcatgtactacttggtagagacttaTATACTACTTGGTAtggactcatgtactacttggtggTGACTCATGTACTACCTTATGAGTAAATGGtccatgtactacttggtagtgACAGTGACTACCAAGTTCTACATGAGGTTCTatcaagtagtacatgagtcagACTCATCTACTACTTGTTAGAGACTCGTGAACTACTTGGTAGTGACTCATATACTCCGGTAGTTGGTCATGCACTACCTCTGGTAGACACTCATTCACTCCTTGGTAGACCCTCATtcactacttggtagagactcatgtactacttggtatgGACTCaagtactacttggtagagactcatgtactatTTGGTAGAGACGCATATACTatttggtagagactcatgtccTAATTGGTATGGACTCATGTAAAACTTGATAAAGACTCAAGTATTACTTGGTAGAGTTTCATATACTGCTTAGTAGAGACTTAtctactacttggtagagactcatgtacttaTTTGTAGAGACTCATGTACAACTTGGTAAAGACTCATTTATTGtcttcatcctcatcctcatgctcataatcataatcatcataatcatcatcgtcatcatcgttatcatcgtcatcatcgtcatcgtcgtcatcgtcgtcatcgtcgtcatcgtcgtcatcgtcgtcatcgtcgttatcgtcgtcatcgtcgtcagcgtcgtcatcatcatcatcatcatcatcatcatcatcatcatcatcatcatcatcatcatcatcatcatcatcatcatcatcatcatcatcatcatcatcatcatcatcatcatcatcatcatcaacatcatcatcatcatcatcatcatcatcctcatcctcaagGTCATcgtcatcctcatcctcatcatcattatcatcatgatcaccatcatcatcagcacaATCATCACAACCATAACCATCACCACCataaccatcaccaccatcaacatcatcaccatcatcaccaccctCATTACCACcctcaccatcaacatcatcaccatcatcaccatcctcATTACCACCCTCATCACCAACAtcgtcatcaccaccaccaccatcacaacaatcaccaccatcaccaccatcatcaccaccatcatcctCACCGTCATCATCACATAaaaccatcaccatcatcatcaccattatcaccaCCATcgtcatcaccaccatcatcaccatcaacactatcaccatcaccaccatcatcataaccatcaccatcatcaccaccatcttCATCACCACCATCAGCACCATCACAAACACcaccaccataatcatcatcgccatcaccaccaccataatcaccaccattatcatcaccaccatcatccccgtcatcatcaccatcagcagcatcaccaccaccatcaccaccatcatcaccatcagcaccatcaccatcatcaccaccaccatcaccaccatcatcaccaccatcatcaccaccatcatcatcaccaccatcatctccatcatcatcaccatcagcactattaccaccaccactatcaccgcCATCATCCCCAGAATCATCATCATCGACACCATCAACACcgccatcatcaccatcatcatcaccatcatcacaataaccaccatcaccaccactatcatgATCGtcaccatcacaaccatcaccCACATCGTCATCTTCAGCACCAGCACCCACATcaccatcaacaccatcatcaccagaatcttcattatcatcattatcacagccatcaccatcatcaccacaatcatcatcaccatcattttGACCGtgatcatcaccatcaccaccatcaccaccttCACCActatcaccaacaccatcatcaccaccatcatcaccacgatcaccatcaccaccatcaccaccctCATCACCATAACCACGATCACCAGCATCATCACcgacatcaccaccaccacaacaaccaTCACCGACAgaatcaccatcataatcatcatcaccactatcaccatcaccaccatcaccaccctTATCACCAACCtcaccatcacaaccatcacacctatcaccaccatcaccaccatcatccccatcatcaccaccatcatcaccaccgtcatcatcaccaccatcatcaccatcatcatcaccaccacaaccaacaTAACAActaacaccatcaccaccatcaccaccatcaccaccatcatcaccaacatcaccAACATCACCATAACCACGATCACCAGCATCATCACCAttaacaccatcaccaccaccactaccaccatcaacaccatcatcaccagAAACaccattatcaacatcatcaacaccatcaccAACATCACCACTCTCAACACCACCGTTATCATAACCGTCATCATCACCAaaaccatcaccatcatcaccaccatcatcaccaccatcgtcATCACCACttttatcaacatcatcatcaccatcaacatcatcaccaccatGATCACCACTAtcaacatcatcaccaccatcatcaacaccaccatcatcatcacaatcagcaccatcaccacaaccaccaccatcatcatcattgccatcaccaccaccattatcaccacccatcatcatcaccattatcatcgccatcaccatcaccatcagcagcatcaccaccatcatcaccaccatcatcaccatcagcaccctcaacatcatcaccaccaccaccaccaccaccatcatcaccagaatccccatcatcatcatcatcatcatcatcacaagcatccccatcatcaccaccattaacatcatcatcatcatcatcatcatcatcatcatcatcatcatcatcatcatcatcatcatcatcatcatcatcatc contains the following coding sequences:
- the LOC127878753 gene encoding putative surface protein SACOL0050, with the translated sequence MADLQIRGRHAHLAVKDFDHSTRQHAYEYILSVLRQGKTSAGTPIDGGGGGGGGGKAVGDDDCDYDKDCNADTDNSDDDNGDHEWIIIRPQTKFRGGDHGGDDVDGDDDVDKSGDDDGGDDGGDDGDGFGDDDGYDNGGVESGDVGDGVDDVDNGVSGDDGVDGGSGGGDGVNGDDAGDRGYGDVGDDEDDDDLEDEDDDDDDDDDVDDDDDDDDDDDDDDDDDDDDDDDDDDDDDDDDDDDDDDDDDADDDDDDNDDDDDDDDDDDDDDDDDDDDDDDDDDDDDDDDDDDDDDDDDDDDDDDDDDDDDDDDDDDDDDDDDDDDDDDDDDDDDDDDDDDDDDDDDDDYKDDDDDDDDDDDDDDDDDDDDDDDDEDDDDDDDDEEDDDDDDDDDDDDDDDDDDDDDDDDDDDDDDDDDDDDDD